TCGGAGTTTAAGCCCCCGCTCGCCCTCCGGACGGACATGACCGTCGCGCTGCTCGCCCACGAGAAGTTCCCCGAGGAGGCAAAGACCGCCGTCAGCATCCTTCGCTACGCCGACGACGAGGTGGTCGCGGTGCTCGACCGCGACCGCGCCGGCACGCGCGTTGCCGACCATCTTGGAGGAGTGCAGGACGCGCCGATCGTCGCCGGGATGGACGACGTAGAGGACTGCGACGAACTGCTCATCGGCATCGCGCCCATCGGCGGCGGGTTCGAGGAGTCGTGGCGGCCGGATGTCCGAGCTGCACTGGAACGCGGCTGTGACGTCACCGCTGGCCTGCACTACTTCCTCGAAGACGACGAGGAGTTCGCGGAACTCGCTGCCGAACATAACTGTGAACTCCACGACGTGCGCAAGCCGTCGCCCGATCTGACGGTGAGCGAGGGCGTCGCCGGCGACGTCGATGCCGAGGTGATTCTGACTGTGGGCACGGACTGCTCGGTCGGGAAGATGACCGCAACGCTCGAACTCTGCGAGGCCGCGCGCGAGCGGGGCGTGGACGCCGCGTTCATCCCGACAGGACAGACGGGCATCATGATCGAGGGCTGGGGCAACCCCATCGACCGCGTGGTGAGCGACTTCACTGCCGGGGCGGTCGAGGAGATGATCCTGGAAAAAGCTGACCACGACTATCTCTTCGTCGAGGGGCAAGGCTCGATCGTCCATCCGGCCTATTCGGCGGTGACCTGCGGCATTCTGCACGGGTCGATGCCCGACAAACTCGTGCTCTGTCACGAGGCGGGCCGCGAGGCGATTCACGGCTACGAGGACTTCTCGCTGCCGGCGCTGCCCGACTACATCGACCTCTACGAGAACCTCGCTGGCCCGGTTCACGACGCCGACGTGGTCGCTGGCGCGCTGAACACCCGCTCGCTGGAGACCGACGAGGGTGCGCGCTCGGCGGTCGATGCGTACTCGCGGACGCTCTCGGTGCCAGCGAGCGACCCGATTCGATTCGGCAACGACGAACTGCTGGAGGCACTGCTGTGAGCCTCGACACCGACTTCGAGCGGTTGACACTCGCCCTCGAAGACCCGTTCACCATCGCGCGCGGCACGCAGGAGACCGCCGAGAACGTCATCGTGCGCGTCTCGGACGGCGACCACGAGGGAATCGGTGCGGCCGCACCCTCCGAGCACTACGGCGAAACCTCTCGGACTGTGGAAGCCGTCCTCCCCGACCTGCTCGCGGTCGTCGAGGAAGTGGGCGACCCGCACGCGCTCGGGCGTATCGAACGACGAATGCGCGAGGCAGTTCGTGACAACCCCGCCGCGCGCACGGCGGTCTCGATCGCGCTGCACGACCTCGCCGCGAAACGTCTCGGTGTTCCTCTCTATCGCTACTGGGGTCTCGACCCCCGGAACACCCCGAAGACCTCGTTCACCATCGGTCTCGATACCATCGAACGGATGCGCGAGAAGACCGAGAGCGCGGTCGAAGCCGGTCACACGGTACTGAAGGTAAAACTCGGCACCGAGCGCGACCGCGAGATCATCGAGGCGATTCGGGCGGA
This window of the Halococcus sediminicola genome carries:
- a CDS encoding dipeptide epimerase; this translates as MSLDTDFERLTLALEDPFTIARGTQETAENVIVRVSDGDHEGIGAAAPSEHYGETSRTVEAVLPDLLAVVEEVGDPHALGRIERRMREAVRDNPAARTAVSIALHDLAAKRLGVPLYRYWGLDPRNTPKTSFTIGLDTIERMREKTESAVEAGHTVLKVKLGTERDREIIEAIRAEAPDVRLRVDANEAWTPHEALSNIDVLADFDVEFVEQPVPAENSRGLEYVHERSSLPIAADESCVTLSDISHMAERADIANIKLMKCGGLREAKRMVHAARAHGLEVMLGCMIESNAAIAAACQLAPLLDYADLDGSLLLADDPYEGVAIRGGDIDLAGVEGSGTGARSDDRP
- a CDS encoding DUF1611 domain-containing protein, with product MTVALLAHEKFPEEAKTAVSILRYADDEVVAVLDRDRAGTRVADHLGGVQDAPIVAGMDDVEDCDELLIGIAPIGGGFEESWRPDVRAALERGCDVTAGLHYFLEDDEEFAELAAEHNCELHDVRKPSPDLTVSEGVAGDVDAEVILTVGTDCSVGKMTATLELCEAARERGVDAAFIPTGQTGIMIEGWGNPIDRVVSDFTAGAVEEMILEKADHDYLFVEGQGSIVHPAYSAVTCGILHGSMPDKLVLCHEAGREAIHGYEDFSLPALPDYIDLYENLAGPVHDADVVAGALNTRSLETDEGARSAVDAYSRTLSVPASDPIRFGNDELLEALL